Proteins from a single region of Antechinus flavipes isolate AdamAnt ecotype Samford, QLD, Australia chromosome 2, AdamAnt_v2, whole genome shotgun sequence:
- the HELZ2 gene encoding helicase with zinc finger domain 2 isoform X1 has protein sequence MPSLKKGLLARLQSQLDRLQSQLDLRVGCSVCSEPLNESTYKWHTIEHNCPREILLARAKGAPEHKEWRKVGRRPSFPRPRRYEVCRYYKPGMGCRKHRNQCTFARSLEEALVWTFERENNIPRLWLKAKIQGSLYQGTPRILTAAEEIGAEFGGYFQELCKPCFRNCPAQVTLRGPNLPCPQHGPSPLLIVHITSEGFRKKQLVEIRPRPRQGHLLEYCMYVSRGHPCRHGAVRCQYAHSDVEMAVWEAESMGCLTRSDLLVLPVSLESGAGSATSGEVGDRNGSASAPPQIQLYCRVCLVTCSSQESFENHCSSLEHTQMLSYDHGALWEYRAPPIGLRKFKLCSRLDICEYGNGCTQAHSQEELQEWIMRAQAAQMREESARQDGLLSYQDRLLHEYQHCHNEIQVMSESIRDVTIHCDQPLKCQVEDKKSQCIWKFIIHSKDPLQHVALLKHQMGAIFSLVCPGLPQGQLYAQGSRFHVQGTAMTFQVEVLVECITFGSYEQWVAFDFGRRPVLVQKLYVQVGQKETLGPPRCIQDHNCLLELIRWHSGNRCVVPSVGRTAEQMKLLAKYKVSPQELENYRSKASDQVSITPVNYRERMHQFLYMEEEAQQELVAKLNLQVEVTLTSKMQTLAMGMKFAPPGELYAKVPIPCSLTPDTDQGYLLSRAVSTAYVAPVPAPDNHVYEVRVEVKATSEQNVWLLLPAHCCSALGLKDEDTQLMEIQFQIDKTIFGIWHQAIDALQDDRLVAPDVPACSLPSLRPPPQELRGNPKQKQAISFITGTTSGQSRVPPLLIYGPFGTGKTYTLAMATLEVIKQPNTKVLICTHTNSAADIYIREYFHAYVTAGHPEAVPLRVKNTESFLNQTDPTTLQYCCLSSDGRSFCFPTQEKLKQHRIIITTTTLSRSLCVPSGFFSHILIDEAAQMLECEAIIPLAYATQKTRIVLAGDHMQITPKLFSVGPRKSADHTLLNRLFQYYQREAHELASQSRVIFHENYRSTKAIISFVSRNFYVAKGNPIQASGQIPAHPCKYPLMFCHVAGTPERDITMTSWFNRAEIVEVIEKVQEFYRIWAYQWNSPDLKQICVVSHGSQVKILRQELRKKQLGEVAVENFENLPGREFRVIILSTVHTRDSLLSSSVPHLEFFSEARVLNTVMTRAQSQVVAVGDAVALCSFGRCSKVWKHFIQECIEMRSVSPVDLTMEQIKQDVAHRQRWARQNGLHPMNSPREDFLEEEDNDNDIPSWVSDAELNADDPILQELLDESKNVAVTVSEDGLLNVTSGSPSRHQGQQYLSFPVPMLQKYLRMQPKIYRKCELIKEAFEKASAFTIDDSPPLIIQIRGRTNCGMAFTGDQVLVEILTPELEEQGYSWRPMGRVVGVLERGDRELVFICKMDEFDPRVMIPIDPSVTKIFVPELKDKPNTIPIRRLQRGHIKLISYEKITEETKRNQLFRVQIISWKERFYYPLGIILEILPLPLTLEQGLKILDMEYSLNANGRYPTPVIKEVNQHNCSKLNLHRGQWKDCRDYLTFTVDPQGSRDLDDAISVRDLGSHYEIAIHISDVASFMPKDGALDREARKRGATYYAPGKDPVAMLPSRLSQDLFSLLPQQDRRTISLILTVEREGDRVVQWHITPSMICSDLQLTYEEAEVIIKSHPGGGAWLPLRLGTVEGCVVAAYHFSQVLRRSRLQGDCYYDQPDEDSPLGSRSSHQMVQELMILFNSYVAEFLVHQDNTKLITPLRCQAEPNPQQVAQLKDKYSHLLPLSLHLSYRLCGPTSAFQGTSSGYNLCILRPLWDHLCQAADSKDYNKMVDLIATDDIHPTLAPAGLEFRKLLSRSYFSRSNSTSLSRAGHYSLQVDWYTWASSPIRRYIDVVLQRQLHAAMTKGHPGYSPEDIDLLCHDFNRKNGRAQAYERKAHCLHLATQLKTQLLTKLCFVVNVESANRFFKVIFPMNRDTLPDPHLVNYRALQLIEQPTFLPEHQKMKLVWKRRMYSLDKGKAWMPSSKTLVDTHVMPVSSVIWRDLLVAIQSQNFQKAAALLLRYRGTAQTSHYRSLGQVSRSKCSHYVEVILELSTGDALQMQLTTDVQRGFLVPSIQMWLLTPGFAICLEHAEKPIDCFSRYASQTTKDVYSEAQEYSRVWEPLCAMESASSAVAENDSILLHGVPITWDQERNDQGQMQGSFCLTYSFLKECAIDINFNFCYLCIRLENLKLQGPVAGEEEREKGKEAALCQGFRKLSLGNTAADPPVVNTLDSCLNVDPDTYTWVAHGLTDEMDQDSKKVDRREERQRIHFFLHHVAMESIPVEVTRKEACFTIEMIPKLLPDIRKEEAIWKLKYASPLVTSIALGQPIKEVSCIAMKSSILKRQTFDIPRGKFKLNKSQNSAVLEALQKPFTLIQGPPGTGKTVVGVHIVYWFHKLNQEKPETAPLPLRGEKKDKGEKCILYCGPSNKSVDVVSEILLQWKEELRPLQVYSEQMEAMEFPVPGSYRNMFRKNLREGKIKPELRQIVLHHRIRMPSNPYARKIMEFDTRVKMGDQFSEEEIEQYKSITTTARKYELSNHDIILCTCSCSASSILTKQLNVKQILIDEAGMSTEPESLIPLVNFPRAEKVVLLGDHKQLQPFVKNDHCQNLGLEKSLFERYHRQAWMLDTQYRMHKDICKFPSKEFYDNKLKTSMELRRTPSVFSHQDQESCPIIFGYVQGEEKSLVVSTDEGNENSRANQDEVEQVIRIAKQLTLDRTIKPKDIAILSPYNAQVSEINKRLLKEGITGVTVSSIKKSQGSEWRYVILSTVRSCPLSEIDGRPTKSWLKKHLGFVSDPHQVNVGITRAQEGLCIIGNHYLLSCCPMWHRLIDFYTKKGCCVMASSVQVRQRPAICH, from the exons ATGCCGTCACTCAAAAAGGGGCTTCTGGCTCGGCTCCAGAGCCAACTGGATCGGCTTCAGAGCCAACTGGACCTACGTGTGGGCTGCTCAGTCTGCTCAGAGCCATTGAATGAGAGCacatataaatggcataccatagAACACAACTGCCCCCGTGAGATTCTCCTGGCAAGGGCCAAGGGAGCGCCTGAGCATAAAGAGTGGAGAAAGGTTGGACGCAGGCCCAGCTTCCCCCGGCCCAGACGTTATGAAGTGTGCCGCTACTACAAACCTGGGATGGGCTGCAGGAAACACCGCAACCAGTGCACGTTTGCCCGAAGCTTAGAGGAAGCACTAGTTTGGACTTTTGAGAGGGAAAACAATATCCCCAGACTGTGGCTGAAAGCTAAAATACAGGGAAGCTTGTATCAAGGGACTCCCAGGATTCTGACTGCAGCTGAAGAAATAGGGGCTGAATTTGGAGGCTACTTTCAGGAACTTTGTAAGCCTTGCTTCCGGAACTGCCCTGCACAGGTGACTCTCCGGGGCCCAAATCTGCCGTGCCCACAGCATGGGCCTTCTCCCCTGCTTATCGTACACATAACAAGCGAGGGTTTTAGAAAAAAGCAGCTAGTGGAGatccggccccggccccggcaaGGCCACCTACTGGAATATTGTATGTACGTGTCTCGAGGACATCCGTGTCGGCACGGAGCTGTCCGCTGCCAGTATGCTCACAGTGATGTGGAGATGGCCGTGTGGGAAGCAGAATCGATGGGCTGCCTCACTCGCTCTGACTTGCTTGTGCTACCAGTCTCACTGGAATCTGGAGCAGGGTCTGCGACCAGTGGTGAGGTTGGCGATAGAAATGGGAGCGCATCTGCTCCACCCCAGATTCAGCTGTATTGCCGTGTCTGTCTCGTGACTTGCAGCTCCCAAGAGAGTTTTGAGAACCATTGCTCATCCCTGGAACACACACAGATGTTGTCCTATGACCATGGGGCCCTATGGGAATACCGGGCCCCTCCCATTGGGCTCCGCAAATTCAAACTTTGCAGCAG GCTAGATATTTGTGAATATGGGAATGGATGCACTCAGGCGCACTCCCAGGAAGAGCTTCAAGAGTGGATTATGCGGGCTCAGGCAGCCCAGATGAGAGAAGAATCGGCCCGGCAGGATGGACTCCTCTCCTACCAGGACCGGCTTTTACATGAATATCAACACTGCCACAATGAAATACAGGTG ATGTCCGAGTCTATACGTGATGTAACTATTCACTGTGACCAGCCCTTAAAATGCCAGGTAGAGGACAAGAAATCGCAATGCATATGGAAATTTATCATCCATTCTAAG GACCCACTGCAGCACGTGGCCCTCCTCAAACATCAGATGGGAGCCATCTTTTCCTTGGTGTGTCCTGGGCTTCCACAAGGACAGCTTTATGCCCAAGGCTCAAGGTTCCATGTGCAGGGTACAGCGATGACCTTCCAGGTGGAGGTGCTGGTAGAGTGTATCACCTTTGGCAGCTATGAACAATGGGTAGCTTTTGACTTTGGACGCCGACCTGTCCTGGTACAGAAGCTATATGTTCAAGTGGGCCAAAAGGAGACCCTTGGGCCTCCCCGCTGTATCCAGGACCATAATTGTCTTCTTGAGTTGATCCGCTGGCATAGTGGAAATCGATGTGTGGTGCCCAGTGTGGGCAGGACAGCTGAGCAGATGAAGCTGCTAGCTAAGTACAAAGTGAGCCCCCAGGAACTGGAGAACTACAGGTCAAAGGCTTCAGATCAGGTCTCCATAACTCCAGTCAACTATCGGGAGAGGATGCACCAATTCTTGTATATGGAAGAGGAGGCTCAACAGGAGCTGGTGGCCAA ATTGAACCTTCAAGTCGAAGTCACATTGACCTCCAAGATGCAGACCTTGGCAATGGGCATGAAGTTTGCTCCACCTGGGGAATTGTATGCTAAGGTTCCAATTCCTTGTTCCCTGACACCAGACACAGACCAGGGTTATTTGCTAAGTAGAGCTGTTAGCACTGCTTACGTGGCACCTGTCCCTGCCCCTGACAATCATGTGTATGAGGTTCGGGTGGAAGTTAAAGCCACTTCAGAGCAGAATGTGTGGCTCCTGCTGCCAGCCCACTGCTGCTCTGCCTTGGGACTTAAGGATGAAGACACACAGCTTATGGAAATCCAGTTTCAAATCGACAAGACTATATTTGGGATATGGCACCAAGCCATTGATGCACTTCAGGATGATAGACTGGTGGCACCTGATGTACCTGCCTGTTCTCTGCCTTCTTTGAGGCCCCCTCCCCAAGAACTCCGTGGTAATCCCAAGCAGAAGCAGGCCATCTCCTTTATCACAGGGACCACCAGTGGTCAGAGCCGAGTGCCTCCACTGCTCATTTACGGCCCCTTTGGGACAGGCAAGACATACACACTAGCTATGGCCACGCTAGAGGTTATCAAACAGCCAAACACAAAAGTGTTGATCTGTACTCACACCAACAG TGCTGCTGACATCTACATCCGTGAGTACTTTCACGCTTATGTCACAGCTGGACACCCTGAGGCTGTGCCATTGAGGGTCAAAAACACTGAAAGCTTCCTCAACCAGACAGACCCCACCACTCTGCAGTATTGCTGTCTCTCAAGTGATGGACGGTCCTTCTGCTTCCCAACTCAGGAGAAACTAAAGCAGCACCGCATTATAATCACTACCACTACCTTATCCCGCTCCCTATGTGTGCCATCTGGttttttttcccacattctcATTGATGAGGCTGCTCAGATGTTAGAATGTGAAGCCATCATTCCACTGGCCTATGCTACCCAGAAGACACGCATTGTCCTTGCCGGGGACCACATGCAAATCACCCCCAAACTCTTCAGTGTTGGGCCCAGGAAGTCTGCTGACCATACACTGCTCAATCGGCTGTTCCAGTACTATCAGAGGGAGGCTCATGAATTGGCTTCCCAGAGCAGGGTCATCTTCCATGAAAACTACCGTTCCACCAAAGCCATCATTTCCTTTGTGTCTCGGAATTTCTATGTGGCTAAGGGCAACCCTATTCAGGCTAGCGGACAGATCCCTGCACACCCTTGCAAGTACCCACTCATGTTTTGCCATGTGGCTGGTACTCCTGAGAGAGACATAACAATGACATCATGGTTTAACAGGGCTGAGATAGTGGAGGTGATTGAGAAGGTGCAAGAATTCTATCGTATCTGGGCGTACCAATGGAATAGCCCTGACCTAAAGCAAATTTGTGTTGTGTCCCATGGTTCTCAG GTAAAAATATTGAGGCAGGAACTGAGGAAGAAACAACTAGGAGAAGTAGCAGTGGAGAATTTTGAAAATCTGCCAG GTCGGGAATTCCGAGTGATCATCCTCAGCACAGTCCACACCCGGGACAGCCTGCTCAGCAGCTCAGTCCCCCATCTAGAATTCTTCAGTGAGGCTCGAGTGCTGAACACAGTGATGACCAGAGCCCAGTCCCAGGTGGTTGCTGTGGGCGATGCTGTGGCCCTTTGTTCTTTTGGACGTTGTAGCAAGGTATGGAAGCACTTCATCCAAGAGTGTATAGAGATGCGCAGTGTGTCCCCCGTGGACCTCACAATGGAACAAATCAAGCAAGATGTGGCACACAGGCAGCGCTGGGCCCGGCAAAATGGACTGCATCCCATGAACTCCCCCAGGGAGGACTTTTTAGAAGAGgaagataatgacaatgacatTCCCTCCTGGGTGTCTGATGCTGAGCTCAATGCTGATGATCCCATCCTCCAGGAGTTGTTGGATGAGAGCAAGAATGTGGCAGTGACAGTAAGTGAGGATGGGCTGCTGAATGTGACATCAGGGTCCCCGTCCCGCCATCAGGGACAACAGTATTTAAGCTTTCCTGTGCCAATGTTGCAGAAATATCTCCGAATGCAACCCAAGATATATAGGAAATGTGAACTGATTAAGGAGGCCTTTGAGAAGGCATCTGCCTTCACCATAGATGACTCCCCACCCCTCATTATTCAGATCAGAGGACGTACCAACTGTGGAATGGCCTTCACTGGGGATCAAGTTCTAGTGGAAATCCTGACCCCAGAATTGGAGGAACAGGGGTACTCCTGGCGCCCCATGGGCCGAGTGGTAGGAGTACTAGAAAGAGGTGACCGTGAACTCGTCTTCATTTGCAAGATGGATGAGTTTGACCCCCGAGTAATGATCCCCATTGACCCGTCAGTCACCAAGATCTTTGTGCCAGAGTTAAAGGATAAGCCCAACACGATTCCTATCCGCCGCTTACAACGAGGACACATCAAGCTTATTAGCTATGAGAAGATAACAGAGGAGACCAAGCGCAATCAGCTCTTTCGTGTACAGATCATCTCTTGGAAAGAGAGGTTCTATTATCCCTTGGGTATCATTCTTGAGATTCTTCCCTTGCCTTTGACCTTAGAACAAGGTTTAAAGATTCTGGACATGGAATATTCTCTGAATGCCAATGGAAGATACCCAACTCCAGTCATTAAGGAAGTGAACCAACACAACTGTAGTAAACTTAATCTGCACCGGGGACAGTGGAAGGACTGCCGGGATTATTTGACCTTTACGGTGGACCCGCAGGGCTCCCGGGATCTGGATGATGCTATCAGTGTCCGGGACCTGGGAAGCCATTATGAAATTGCTATCCATATATCTGATGTGGCTAGCTTCATGCCAAAGGATGGTGCACTTGACCGAGAGGCTAGAAAGCGAGGGGCTACCTACTATGCTCCTGGAAAGGATCCAGTGGCCATGCTCCCTTCCAGGCTCAGCCAGGACCTGTTCAGTCTCCTTCCCCAGCAAGACCGTCGCACCATCTCCCTGATTCTCACAGTGGAGAGGGAAGGTGACCGAGTAGTGCAATGGCACATCACACCATCTATGATATGCTCCGACCTCCAACTGACgtatgaggaagctgaggttatTATTAAGAGTCATCCTGGGGGTGGGGCCTGGCTGCCTCTCCGCCTGGGCACTGTAGAAGGCTGTGTTGTGGCTGCTTATCACTTTTCCCAAGTCCTCCGCAGAAGCCGCCTTCAGGGAGATTGCTACTATGACCAGCCAGATGAAGACAGCCCTCTCGGCTCCCGTAGCTCCCACCAGATGGTTCAGGAGCTTATGATCCTATTCAATAGCTATGTAGCTGAATTCCTGGTGCACCAGGATAACACAAAGCTGATCACCCCATTGAGGTGCCAGGCTGAGCCCAATCCCCAGCAAGTAGCTCAGTTAAAGGATAAATACAGTCACTTACTCCCTCTGTCCCTTCATCTCTCTTATCGTCTCTGTGGCCCCACCAGCGCTTTCCAAGGAACCAGCTCAGGATATAACCTTTGCATCCTGCGTCCGCTTTGGGACCACCTGTGCCAGGCTGCTGACAGCAAGGACTATAACAAGATGGTGGACCTAATTGCCACAGATGACATCCACCCTACTCTGGCCCCAGCTGGACTGGAGTTCCGAAAGCTGCTCAGCCGTTCCTACTTTAGCCGCTCCAACTCCACCAGCCTGTCCAGGGCTGGGCATTACTCATTGCAGGTGGACTGGTATACTTGGGCATCATCCCCCATAAGGCGCTACATTGATGTGGTACTCCAGCGGCAGCTCCATGCTGCCATGACCAAGGGCCATCCTGGATATTCCCCTGAAGATATTGACTTACTGTGCCATGACTTCAACCGGAAGAATGGACGCGCACAGGCTTATGAGCGCAAGGCCCACTGCCTTCACCTTGCCACCCAGCTCAAGACCCAGCTGCTGACAAAGTTGTGCTTTGTGGTAAATGTGGAATCTGCAAACCGCTTTTTTAAGGTGATTTTCCCCATGAACCGGGATACCCTGCCTGATCCCCATCTTGTCAATTATCGTGCACTGCAACTGATAGAGCAGCCCACCTTCCTCCCTGAGCACCAGAAAATGAAGTTGGTTTGGAAGAGGCGAATGTACTCTCTGGATAAGGGCAAAGCATGGATGCCGTCCTCTAAAACTCTGGTAGACACCCATGTCATGCCAGTAAGCAGTGTCATCTGGCGGGACCTGCTGGTTGCCATCCAGAGCCAGAATTTTCAGAAAGCAGCAGCCTTGCTCCTAAGGTATCGAGGGACTGCTCAGACCTCCCACTATCGGTCCTTAGGCCAGGTGTCTCGAAGCAAGTGCTCCCACTATGTAGAGGTGATACTAGAGCTAAGTACTGGGGATGCCCTGCAGATGCAACTGACCACTGATGTCCAGAGGGGCTTCCTTGTACCCTCCATTCAGATGTGGCTGTTGACCCCAGGTTTTGCCATCTGCCTGGAGCATGCTGAGAAACCCATTGACTGCTTTTCCCGCTATGCTTCACAGACAACGAAAGATGTGTATTCTGAGGCACAGGAATATTCCCGCGTATGGGAACCACTCTGTGCCATGGAATCCGCCTCTAGTGCTGTGGCTGAGAACGACTCTATTCTCTTGCACGGTGTTCCCATTACGTGGGACCAAGAGCGGAATGACCAGGGACAGATGCAAGGTTCCTTCTGCTTAACCTATAGCTTCCTCAAGGAATGTGCAATTGATATCAACTTTAATTTCTGCTACCTCTGCATCCGGTTGGAGAACCTGAAACTCCAGGGTCCAGTagcaggggaggaggagagggaaaaaggaaaggaggctGCTCTGTGTCAAGGCTTTAGGAAGCTCAGCTTGGGCAACACGGCAGCAGACCCACCCGTGGTCAATACTCTTGACTCTTGTTTGAATGTAGACCCTGACACCTATACCTGGGTGGCTCATGGGCTGACAGATGAAATGGATCAGGATTCCAAAAAAGTTGATCGAAGGGAAGAACGACAGAGAATCCATTTTTTCCTACATCATGTAGCCATGGAGAGCATTCCTGTGGAGGTCACCAGAAAGGAAGCTTGCTTCACCATTGAGATGATCCCAAAGCTTCTGCCAGATAT cCGGAAAGAGGAAGCCATCTGGAAACTGAAATATGCTTCACCACTTGTCACCAGCATTGCCTTAGGCCAGCCCATCAAGGAAG TGTCCTGCATAGCCATGAAGTCCAGTATCCTGAAGCGCCAGACCTTTGACATCCCCCGAGGAAAATTCAAGCTCAATAAGAGTCAGAACAGTGCTGTTCTAGAAGCTCTTCAAAAGCCTTTTACTCTCATCCAAGGGCCACCAG GCACTGGGAAGACGGTGGTCGGGGTCCATATTGTATACTGGTTCCATAAGCTAAACCAGGAGAAGCCTGAAACTGCCCCACTGCCCttgagaggggagaagaaagacaaAGGGGAGAAGTGCATCCTATATTGTGGGCCATCCAACAAATCTGTTGATGTTGTATCAG AAATCCTCCTTCAGTGGAAGGAGGAGCTCAGGCCATTGCAAGTATATAGTGAACAGATGGAGGCCATGGAATTTCCTGTACCTGGGAGCTACAGAAACATGTTTCGCAAAAATCTCCGGGAAGGGAAGATAAAACCTGAGCTCAG ACAGATCGTCCTTCATCATCGTATCCGGATGCCGTCCAATCCATATGCTCGCAAGATTATGGAATTTGATACCAGAGTGAAGATGGGGGATCAGTTCTCAGAGGAAGAGATTGAACA ATATAAGTCCATCACCACAACGGCCCGGAAATATGAACTAAGCAACCATGACATAATCCTCTGTACTTGCTCCTGTTCAGCCTCCTCCATTCTCACCAAACAACTCAATGTCAAACAAATTCTCATTGATGAAGCTGGAATGTCCACAGAGCCTGAAAGCCTCATCCCCCTTGTTAACTTTCCCCGGGCTGAGAAG GTGGTGTTGCTAGGGGACCACAAACAGCTTCAGCCTTTTGTAAAGAATGATCACTGTCAAAACCTGGGCTTGGAGAAGTCCCTCTTCGAGCGCTACCATCGTCAAGCCTGGATGCTGGATACACAGTATCGAATG CACAAGGACATCTGCAAATTCCCTTCCAAAGaattttatgacaataaattaaaaactagCATGGAACTAAGGCGAACGCCAAGTGTCTTCAGCCACCAAGATCAAGAAAGCTGTCCCATCATCTTTGGCTATGTccagggagaggagaagagtCTGGTAGTCTCCAcagatgaaggaaatgaaaactccAGAGCTAACCAAGATGAAGTGGAACAGGTG ATTCGAATAGCAAAGCAGCTGACCTTGGATAGGACCATCAAACCCAAGGACATTGCAATCCTCAGCCCATACAATGCCCAGGTATCAGAGATCAACAAGAGACTATTAAAGGAGGGAATTACTGGAGTGACTGTCTCCTCCATCAAGAAGAGCCAAG GAAGTGAGTGGCGATATGTCATTCTAAGCACAGTCCGCTCCTGCCCTCTTAGTGAAATTGATGGGAGGCCCACCAAAAGCTGGCTGAAGAAACACCTGGGTTTTGTCAGTGACCCACATCAGGTCAATGTGGGGATCACTCGGGCCCAAGAGGGGCTCTGCATCATTG GAAATCACTACCTCTTGAGTTGCTGTCCAATGTGGCATCGGCTCATTGATTTCTACACCAAGAAGGGATGCTGTGTCATGGCTTCCTCAGTGCAAGTGCGTCAGAGGCCAGCTATCTGCCACTAA